The following proteins come from a genomic window of Misgurnus anguillicaudatus chromosome 10, ASM2758022v2, whole genome shotgun sequence:
- the LOC129448702 gene encoding transmembrane protein 176A, whose amino-acid sequence MSLTMSKGEGVTVITVSTNPKSKWPILCQILGTVCYSPVCSVAHNMKGKLTETLTALGIVQMIVGIINIAMGIFLTSVYWYYSFIRDSQAPFWLGGMFLAVGIVCILAAKFPSPCVLVIAVILNIVSAALAITAVVLHSVDLARNFHQFCDIDNYSRYGEPVTVSPEQRKNEELCLYYRQLSQVIFRGVNIMMIVLAVLQLSVTISFCVMTLKALCKKSEDAQSVEDPQLYKPLMEDATAILHARETP is encoded by the exons ATGTCTCTGACAATGTCTAAAGGTGAAGGGGTGACTGTTATCACCGTCAGCACAAACCCAAAGAGTAAATGGCCCATTCTGTGTCAGATTCTGGGTACCGTGTGTTACAGTCCAGTGTGTTCTGTAGCTCACAATATGAAAGGAAAACTGACAGAAACTCTGACCGCTCTTGGG ATTGTACAGATGATAGTGGGAATCATCAATATCGCAATGGGAATTTTTCTTACAAGCGTCTATTGGTACTATAGCTTCATTCGGGACTCACAAGCACCTTTTTGGCTCGGTGGTATG TTTCTTGCAGTTGGAATCGTGTGTATTCTTGCTGCAAAGTTTCCCAGTCCTTGTGTG TTGGTCATCGCAGTGATTTTGAACATAGTCAGTGCTGCGCTGGCGATCACAGCTGTTGTGTTGCATTCAGTGGATCTGGCAAGAAACTTCCATCAATTCTGTGATATTGATAATTATTCACGTTATGGAGAACCTGTAACAGTGTCCCCTGAACAGAGGAAGAATGAGGAATTGTGCCTGTACTACAGACAACTCAGTCAG GTGATCTTTAGAGGTGTTAATATCATGATGATAGTTTTGGCAGTTCTTCAGCTCTCCGTAACCATCAGCTTCTGTGTCATGACCCTGAAAGCTTTGTGCAAGAAGAGCGAAGATGCACAG TCTGTGGAGGACCCTCAACTTTACAAGCCTCTCATGGAGGACGCTACTGCAATCCTGCATGCTAGAGAAACACCATGA
- the LOC129448701 gene encoding uncharacterized protein translates to MSLTMSKGDGVTVITVSTNPKSKWPILCQILGTLCYSPVCSVAHNMKGKLTETLTALGIVQMIVGIINIAMGIFLVSIYWYYSLIRDSQAPFWLGGMFLAVGIVCILAAKFPSPCVLVIAVILNIISAALAITAVVLHSVDLATNFSPYYYPNCNDDDDYYSRYRVTASPERSMNREMCLYYRHLSQMIYRGVNIMMIVLAVLQLCVTISFCVVTLKALCKKSEDAQSVEDPQLYKPLVEDVTCSPAC, encoded by the exons ATGTCTCTGACAATGTCTAAAGGTGACGGGGTGACTGTTATCACCGTCAGCACAAACCCAAAGAGTAAATGGCCCATTCTGTGTCAGATTCTGGGTACCCTGTGTTACAGTCCAGTGTGTTCTGTAGCTCACAATATGAAAGGAAAACTGACAGAAACTCTGACCGCTCTTGGG ATTGTACAGATGATCGTGGGAATCATAAATATCGCAATGGGGATTTTTCTTGTAAGCATCTATTGGTACTATAGCCTCATTCGGGACTCACAAGCACCTTTTTGGCTCGGTGGTATG TTTCTTGCAGTTGGAATCGTGTGTATTCTTGCTGCAAAGTTTCCCAGTCCGTGCGTG TTGGTCATCGCAGTGATTTTGAACATAATCAGTGCTGCGTTGGCGATCACAGCTGTTGTGTTGCATTCAGTGGATCTGGCAACAAACTTCTCTCCATACTACTATCCAAACTGTAATGATGATGACGATTATTATTCACGTTATCGTGTAACAGCGTCCCCTGAACGGAGCATGAATCGGGAGATGTGTCTGTACTACAGACATCTCAGTCAG ATGATCTATAGAGGTGTTAATATCATGATGATAGTTTTGGCAGTTCTTCAGCTCTGCGTAACCATCAGCTTCTGTGTCGTGACTCTGAAAGCTTTGTGCAAGAAGAGCGAAGATGCACAG TCTGTGGAGGACCCACAACTTTACAAGCCTCTCGTGGAGGACGTTACTTGCAGTCCTGCATGCTAG